One window of Plasmodium relictum strain SGS1 genome assembly, chromosome: 14 genomic DNA carries:
- a CDS encoding apicoplast ribosomal protein L33 precursor, putative, producing MKKCDFLIFFFFFVSIIKCYQQFIISNKVMIKKPAVKNSCKRYVHIFAKKKNRRVVILECTEARKYGKQPSRYVTEKNKVNTPKKLQLYKYNKYLKRRTLHVEIK from the exons atgaaaaaatgtgattttttaatttttttttttttttttgtatctaTAATAAAATGCTATCAACaatttataatttcaaataaagtaatgataaaaaaaccTGCTGTCAAAAATAGCTGTAAAAGATATG tacatatatttgcaaaaaaaaagaatagaaGAGTTGTTATTTTAGAATGTACTGAAGCAAGAAAATACGGAAAACAGCCATCAAGATATGtaacagaaaaaaataaagtaaatacACCAAAAAAATtgcaattatataaatataataaatatcttAAAAGAAGAACATTGCATGTagaaattaaataa
- a CDS encoding acyl-CoA binding protein, putative, with amino-acid sequence MAENFEKCVKFINGLPKNENISVENKLDLYKYFKQGTVGNCNISAPSFFKFEEKKKYEAWKSVENLSKDEAKKKYIDIVTSLYPEWNKE; translated from the coding sequence ATGGCTGAAAATTTTGAGAAATgtgttaaatttattaatggTTTAcctaaaaatgaaaatatatccGTTGAAAACAAATTAGATTtatacaaatattttaaacaGGGCACAGTAGGTAATTGTAATATCTCTGCACCAAGTTTCTTTaaatttgaagaaaaaaaaaaatatgaagcaTGGAAATCTGTAGAGAATTTAAGTAAAGACGAagcaaaaaagaaatatatagatATTGTTACATCGTTGTATCCTGAATGGAATAAAGAATAA
- the JmjC1 gene encoding JmjC domain containing protein — protein MDTLSKSIKKRKRNQKYVISLCSDEDVYFLGKKKKNNVNLKKDDKNSLKEKKMYIINKVYDTRNRCTSLKNKMLDNEKNKPMNSIYEKTKYNLEKEKIKIDKIHNEEKETTIDDFSNNSKSEVVFIRKEICNINSENKTKIKKSEKKIEINSEIKDQIKSKNRHEMNFEIKDQIKLENNNGINLEYDKYKNMEEIPVINATMEELSNPILFFEKYNSIGLKYGAMKVKPPKFFEPQFNSYYLNMKFNIRRQKINELKKGKEFDHPEEYWSLYEVYKYNEMLENLYFSNEKKNLENIEKKYWQIINNEKEQVVSIYGADLPVSKNHPTCLFQNNLKENFFYEKLSNELNKNNTYTNFDNNEYKEVINSDNKCNIPYNKYDMDKKKSSLSFYNIINEELSKKEQDKTVEVINISDDENIIKIEKEVDKTENKKDMNTNNVRNKKYQQFSLKKEEYSMLKQKEKYYSEINKIIKGINENLNIKSLPFIKGSMLRNIDILIEGVNIPWLYIGTLFSSFCWHTEDNYFASINYQHWGEPKIWYVIPPHYSDKVEDIIYEYLKKNSRRKKGKNKNKEKSKYYLHSESENENINEEKNKLNENNFKNYSKGITNTNVSGSNANTYMLQNDYNIHNVDLGNVELLYRKSCLNYKIVDKKKINFKKENAKHKIYKLTIQVPIDIFLKNNIPVYKNIQRKNEFIFLWPKTFHGGFNSGYNCNEACNIAPTFWLFYGLQSYYNYKYFRNTCISIHFILFSNLLHYHEYTFSQLKHIIYSLRYILTDEYKFFNENKALFIDFTLNRDALLNNKIMNYSNHLSLDLKKMYVHFEYHKNKHFFFQNLKSKLDFFYKDCDACNSPTFNSAIICPHSNDIVCIHCYDEHSCNCKFRVTLKRYTLLEMMKILTFLIHYANKIKAINEKEIKFDDIPDYNSLKIFEDKNSSKLYSLIRETKNSDIEKRTKSTYYTDLENYCLEKIKKINEEKRKKKNYENDNFVIEDYYTSSNHFKTKLTLKYFFLTYEEEMEDNPIKILPKIIA, from the exons atggATACCTTAAgtaaaagtattaaaaaaagaaaacgaaaccaaaaatatgtaatatCATTATGTAGCGATGAAGATGTATATTTTCttggtaaaaaaaaaaaaaataatgtaaacctcaaaaaagatgataaaaattcattgaaagagaaaaaaatgtatatcaTAAACAAAGTATATGATACAAGAAACAGATGTACTtctttgaaaaataaaatgctggataatgaaaaaaataaaccaATGAATTCTATTTacgaaaaaacaaaatataatttggaaaaagaaaaaataaaaatagataaaattcataatgaagaaaaagaaacaaCGATTGATGATTTTAGTAATAATAGCAAAAGTGAAGTAGTTTTTATAAGAAAAGAAATTTGTAATATAAATTCAgaaaataaaactaaaataaaaaaatcagaaaaaaaaatagaaattaatTCGGAAATTAAAGATCaaataaaatcaaaaaacAGGCATGAAATGAACTTTGAAATTAAGgatcaaataaaattagaaaataacAATGGAATAAATTTAGAATATGATAAGTACAAAAATATGGAAGAAATACCTGTGATAAATGCAACAATGGAAGAATTATCAAATCCtatcttattttttgaaaaatataattccaTTGGATTAAAATATGGAGCTATGAAAGTAAAACCTCCCAAATTTTTTGAACCTCAATTTAATTcgtattatttaaatatgaaatttaatataagaagacaaaaaattaatgaattaaaaaaaggaaaggAATTTGATCATCCAGAAGAATATTGGTCTTTATATGAAGTATATAAATACAATGAAATGCTTGAAAATCTGTATTTTtccaatgaaaaaaaaaacttggaaaatattgaaaaaaaatactgGCAAATAATTAACAATGAAAAAGAACAAGTAGTATCTATATATGGGGCTGATTTACCAGTATCTAAAAATCATCCTACGTGCCTTTTTCAGAACAATCTTAAAGAGAACTTTTTCTACGAAAAATTATCAAATGAACTCAATAAAAACAATACATATAcaaattttgataataatgaatataaagaAGTAATTAATAGTGATAATAAATGTAATATAccatataataaatatgatatggataaaaaaaaatcatctttatctttttataatatcatTAACGAAGAATTATCCAAAAAGGAACAAGATAAGACAGTCGaagtaataaatatttctgatgatgaaaatataataaaaatagaaaaagaagttGATAAAACCGAGAATAAGAAAGATATGAACACAAACAAtgtaagaaataaaaaatatcagcaattttcattaaaaaaggaagaatATTCTATGTTAaagcaaaaagaaaaatattattctgaaataaataaaataataaaagggattaatgaaaatttgaATATAAAATCATTGCCTTTTATTAAAGGTTCTATGCTTAGAAACATAGATATCTTGATTGAAGGAGTAAATATACCCTGGTTATACATTGGAACgcttttttcttcattttgtTGGCATACAGAAGACAACTATTTTGCTTCAATAAATTATCAACATTGGGGAGAACCTAAAATTTGGTACGTAATACCCCCTCATTATAGTGATAAAGTAGAAGATATTATTTAtgaatacttaaaaaaaaatagtaggagaaaaaaaggaaaaaataagaataaagaGAAAAGCAAATATTATCTCCATAGTGAAAgcgaaaatgaaaatataaatgaagaaaaaaataaattaaatgaaaataattttaaaaattatagcaAAGGAATAACAAATACCAATGTTTCTGGAAGCAATGCAAATACATATATGCTACAAAATGATTATAATATTCATAACGTTGATCTAGGCAATGTTGAATTATTATACAGAAAATCTTGTTTAAACTATAAAATagttgataaaaaaaaaattaattttaaaaaagaaaatgctaagcataaaatatataagttaACCATACAAGTACcaattgatatttttttaaaaaataacattcctgtatataaaaatatacaaagaaaaaatgaatttatatttttatggcCAAAAACTTTTCATGGTGGTTTCAACTCAGGTTATAATTGTAATGAAGCATGTAATATTGCACCTACTTTTTGGCTATTTTATGGATTACAatcatattataattataaatattttagaaaCACTTGTATTTCTATacactttattttattctctAATTTACTGCATTATCACGAATATACCTTTAGtcaattaaaacatataatatattctttGCGATATATACTAACAgatgaatataaatttttcaatGAAAATAAAGCGTTGTTTATCGACTTTACTTTAAATCGTGATGCTCTTTTAAACAATAAAATTATGAACTACTCGAATCATTTATCATTagacttaaaaaaaatgtatgttCATTTTGAATaccataaaaataaacactttttttttcaaaatttaaagaGTAAATTAGACTTTTTTTACAAAGATTGTGATGCTTGCAATTCACCTACTTTTaaca gTGCAATTATATGTCCTCATTCAAATGATATAGTATGTATTCATTGTTACGATGAACATAGTTGTAACTGCAAATTTAg aGTTACATTAAAAAGATATACACTTTTAgaaatgatgaaaattttaacatTTCTTATACATTATGCTaataaaata aaagcAATTAATGAAAAGGAAATTAAATTTGATGATATACCAGATTATAACTCtttgaaaatttttgaaGACAAAAACTCAAGTAAATTATATAGTTTAATTCGTGAAACAAAAAATTCAGATATAGAAAAGAGAACTAAATCTACTTATTATACTGATTTAGAAAATTATTGcctagaaaaaataaaaaaaataaatgaagagaaaagaaaaaagaaaaactatgaaaatgataattttgtTATAGAAGATTATTATACAAGTTCAAATCATTTTAAAACAAAGTTaactttaaaatatttctttttaacaTATGAAGAAGAAATGGAAGACAATCCCATCAAAATTTTACCAAAAATTATTGCATAA